The Kitasatospora setae KM-6054 genome contains a region encoding:
- a CDS encoding MFS transporter, protein MTSPTPAPQALRVPEAVHRRRWWILGTLVLSLLVVVLDNSILNVAMKTIATPAPVGLGASQSDLEWAINSYTLVFAGLLFTAGLLGDRFGRKWVLLAGMVVFGLGSLLSAFAGGPGELITYRAVMGLGGAFVMPATLAIIMNVFERHEQPKAIGIWAGAVGLAIAIGPITGGLLIEHFWWGSVFLVNVPIVVVALGVMGWLVPDSKDPDPGRLDPVGVLLSIVGLVALIYGIIKGGELADFTAPAAWVPTLVGVLALVGFVLFERRTRYPALDVTWFRNKVFSASIGVVGIVFFALMGVSFFGVFYTQSVRGYSALEAGELMLPLALAQLFFAPRARFVVDRFGVRATCAGGMLLVTVGFLGYAFLTATSPIWILVVLGFVMGAGMAHVMPPVTVAIMGALPREKAGAGSALNNTFRQVGGSLGIAVLGALLSTIYRNGMEDHLAAVPPQYRERAGESIESTLGAAEKMHLPGLVDPAKDAFIHAMHVVSGVSAAVTVLGALLALLLLPGRRPAAGTPAADGPQDRTETGPSAAKV, encoded by the coding sequence ATGACCTCGCCGACCCCCGCTCCACAGGCCCTCCGGGTGCCGGAAGCCGTGCACCGCCGACGCTGGTGGATCCTGGGCACCCTGGTGCTCTCCCTGCTCGTCGTCGTCCTCGACAACTCGATCCTCAACGTGGCGATGAAGACCATCGCCACCCCCGCCCCGGTGGGCCTCGGCGCGAGCCAGAGCGACCTGGAGTGGGCGATCAACTCGTACACCCTGGTCTTCGCCGGCCTGCTGTTCACCGCCGGCCTGCTCGGCGACCGCTTCGGCCGCAAGTGGGTGCTGCTGGCCGGCATGGTGGTCTTCGGCCTCGGCTCGCTGCTCTCGGCGTTCGCCGGCGGCCCCGGCGAACTGATCACCTACCGCGCGGTGATGGGCCTCGGCGGCGCCTTCGTGATGCCCGCCACGCTGGCCATCATCATGAACGTCTTCGAGCGGCACGAGCAGCCCAAGGCGATCGGCATCTGGGCCGGCGCGGTCGGCCTGGCCATCGCGATCGGCCCGATCACCGGCGGCCTGCTGATCGAGCACTTCTGGTGGGGCTCGGTCTTCCTGGTGAACGTCCCGATCGTGGTCGTGGCGCTCGGCGTGATGGGCTGGCTGGTCCCGGACTCCAAGGACCCCGACCCCGGCCGGCTCGACCCGGTCGGCGTGCTGCTCTCCATCGTCGGCCTGGTGGCGCTGATCTACGGCATCATCAAGGGCGGCGAACTGGCCGACTTCACCGCCCCCGCGGCCTGGGTCCCGACCCTGGTCGGCGTGCTGGCCCTGGTCGGCTTCGTCCTGTTCGAACGGCGCACCCGGTACCCGGCGCTGGACGTCACCTGGTTCCGGAACAAGGTGTTCTCCGCCTCGATCGGCGTGGTCGGCATCGTGTTCTTCGCGCTGATGGGCGTCTCCTTCTTCGGCGTCTTCTACACCCAGAGCGTCCGCGGCTACAGCGCCCTGGAGGCCGGCGAGCTGATGCTGCCGCTGGCCCTCGCCCAGCTGTTCTTCGCGCCCCGGGCCCGGTTCGTGGTCGACCGCTTCGGCGTCCGGGCGACCTGCGCCGGCGGCATGCTGCTGGTCACCGTCGGCTTCCTCGGCTACGCCTTCCTGACCGCGACCAGCCCGATCTGGATCCTGGTCGTGCTCGGCTTCGTGATGGGCGCCGGCATGGCGCACGTGATGCCGCCGGTGACGGTCGCCATCATGGGCGCGCTGCCGCGCGAGAAGGCCGGCGCGGGCTCCGCGCTGAACAACACCTTCCGCCAGGTCGGCGGCTCGCTCGGCATCGCGGTGCTCGGCGCGCTGCTGTCGACGATCTACCGCAACGGCATGGAGGACCACCTGGCGGCCGTCCCGCCGCAGTACCGCGAGCGGGCCGGCGAGTCGATCGAGTCGACCCTCGGGGCGGCCGAGAAGATGCACCTGCCCGGCCTGGTCGACCCGGCCAAGGACGCCTTCATCCACGCCATGCACGTGGTCT
- the panB gene encoding 3-methyl-2-oxobutanoate hydroxymethyltransferase yields the protein MNASPLQPAQTQDAPVGTSLYGGVTNRRVTVRDLAKAKRTGERWAMLTAYDALTAGVFDEAGIPVLLVGDSAGNCHLGYETTVPVTMDQMVMLSAAVVRGTQRALVVADLPFGSYQESPAQAMHNAARLMKEAGVQAVKLEGGERSARTIELLVDAGIPVMAHIGLTPQSVHAFGGYPVQGRGDEAAHQLLRDAKAVQQAGAFAVVLEAVPADLAAQVTEHSAIPTVGIGGGNGTDAQVLVWTDFAGMTAGRVPKFVKQYADLRGTLARAAAEFAADVREGTFPGPEHSFS from the coding sequence ATGAACGCCTCTCCGCTCCAGCCTGCCCAGACGCAGGACGCACCCGTCGGCACCAGCCTCTACGGCGGCGTCACCAACCGCCGGGTGACCGTCCGGGACCTCGCCAAGGCCAAGCGCACCGGCGAGCGCTGGGCGATGCTCACCGCCTACGACGCCCTCACCGCCGGGGTCTTCGACGAGGCCGGCATCCCCGTCCTGCTGGTCGGCGACTCCGCGGGCAACTGCCACCTCGGCTACGAGACCACCGTGCCGGTGACCATGGACCAGATGGTGATGCTCTCCGCCGCCGTCGTCCGCGGCACCCAGCGCGCGCTGGTCGTCGCCGACCTGCCGTTCGGCTCCTACCAGGAGTCCCCCGCGCAGGCCATGCACAACGCCGCCCGGCTGATGAAGGAGGCCGGCGTGCAGGCCGTCAAGCTGGAGGGCGGCGAGCGCAGCGCCCGCACCATCGAGCTGCTGGTCGACGCCGGCATCCCGGTGATGGCCCACATCGGCCTCACCCCGCAGTCCGTACACGCCTTCGGCGGCTACCCCGTCCAGGGCCGCGGCGACGAGGCCGCCCACCAACTGCTCCGCGACGCGAAGGCCGTCCAGCAGGCCGGCGCCTTCGCCGTCGTCCTGGAGGCCGTCCCCGCCGACCTCGCCGCCCAGGTCACCGAGCACTCCGCGATCCCCACCGTCGGCATCGGCGGCGGCAACGGCACCGACGCCCAGGTGCTGGTCTGGACCGACTTCGCCGGCATGACGGCCGGCCGCGTCCCCAAGTTCGTCAAGCAGTACGCCGACCTCCGCGGGACCCTCGCCCGGGCCGCCGCCGAGTTCGCCGCCGACGTCCGCGAGGGCACCTTCCCCGGCCCGGAGCACAGCTTCAGCTGA